The Candidatus Hydrogenedentota bacterium DNA window TCTGCTCAAATATCGCCGTGCAGACGTATATAATGAAGACGGCGCGCCCCACTGGAACTGGCAAGACATCATCACTTTTCGGCCCGATGACGAGTTCCCCGATAAAGTGAAGGAAGCCTTCAAAGCATTGGATTCTCCGGAAGATCTGTGGGCGGAATATGCCCCGCCCTATTCCGAATTGATTGTGGAAGCGACGCGAGACAGCTTGAAACGGCAGATCGGATGGATGACCCGTAATCATCCTTTGGAATTGCCGACGGGCCGCATTTTGCTTCCCCTGTACCACGACGGCCTCAATATATGCCTCATGGGTATTTCTGATGATGTGGGCGAGAACTGGACGATCAGCGAGCCTATTATGGGGCTCGGTCATGAGCAGCCCACAGTGGCGCGGCGCAGCGACGGCAGCCTCCTCGCCTATTTTCGAGACAGCGGCCCGAAACCCTATCGAACGCAATACGCAACCTCCGCCGATGATGGAGAGACTTGGTCGCTCACCGAGGACACGGACATTCCCAATCCCAGTTCCAGCATGGAAATTCTGGCGCTGCAAGATGGCCGCTGGATCATGATTGCGAACGACTTGGAAGACGGACGCCATCGGCTGGGCATGTTCCTATCCACCGATGAAGGACGCAGCTGGCCCGTGGTACGCTATTTAGACGACAACACCGAGGACTGCAGCTTTTCATATCCTTCCCTATTACAAGGGTCGGACGGAAGGATACACGCCTCCTATTCCTATAAGGTGCCTGAAGGCAAAACGATCAAACACGTTTCTTTTATGCCCGATTGGATCGAGTCGGAAGATGTGGAACGCGCCGACCGGCCGGAAGAGACGACGCCCGTTGCGGATGATGCACCCGTTGCGGATGATGCGCCTGAGCCGGTCGAAACAACGAGTTTCACGCCCACAGACGGGGCGTCCCTCGTCGAGCATTGCGCGGCGACCTTGGCGTCTTGGAAAAGCTTCGCCGTGAATTACAACACCACCTTTGTCTATACACGCGGTTCGATCAACCAAGAAGCCTTTATGGAAGGCGATATGGTCTTGGGTGAGGGTAATTTAGGACGAATCCACATTAAGCGCCAAGACAGCGACACCATCACCTATAACAGTCCGGCAGGACAGTTTGTTGTTGCGCCCGCCTTGAACAAATACACGCCCATGCCGCTGGCTGCAAGCCGCAAAAACTTGGTAGCCACCATGACCACAGGCACGGTGGAACCGCTCCTCGCCTTGTTCGGTGAATTGCTCGAAGGTCAAGTGCCTCCCTTAGATACCCTGTCTTTCACAGAAACTGAAGTGGGTGAAAAGGCAGTTTGGAATCTTAAAGGGGAAAGCAGCGATTATTTTTTAAATATGATCCTGCCCGTCACGGAACCTGTCGTTCCCCTGTCACTCACAATGAATTTTAAAGAGCCTTTGATCAACAAATATAACTTTCCCGCCGATGCCGCGCTGTCTATTGTCATGAATTTTTCGGAATGGTCGCCGGAAATTACCGTGGTAAAAGAAGACTTTGATTTCGTGGCAGCCGACGATGCACAATCCGCCACCTTAGCCGAGCTCTCTACCAAACCCAAAATTGAAGTGGGACAGCCGGCACCGGACTTTTCGCTTGACGATATGGACGGCAATTCCTTCCGCCTCCAAGAACATATTGGCAAAGAAGTTATTTTGCTGGAATTTTGGTCGACAAACTGCACGGTCTGTCAGCGGCTTGCCCCGGAACTCAATACTTTCGCTCAAGCAATGGCAGGAGAAGACGTGGGCATTTACGGCATCAATCTGCGCGCCACGCCCGAAGCCATCGAATACTTCTTTAAAGAAGACATTCCCGTCTACCCCATTTTGATGGATAGAAACGGTTCGGCAGGTAAATTATATGATGCTACAAGCGTGCCCAGAATGGTATTGATTGGTAAAGATGGACTGATCAAAGGCGTCTACAGGGGCATGCCCGAAGGGATTATCAACACGCTGACAGAGAAGATTCGTCAGCTGCAAACGGAACCCGCCGATTCTCCGGCTGAGGAAGCCAAGATTGTAGTGGGCGCGCAAGCGCCGGATTTCACACTGGGACAAATGGACGGCGATGAAATACGTCTTTCCGCTTTGACCAAAGAGCATCCTGTAGTCTTGGCATTTTGGGCGAGTTACTGCGGGTATTGTAAACGCGCGCTGCCCATAGTTTTAGACGTCATGAATTCTTTTCAAGATAAAGGCGTTGTTTTTTATGGTGTGAACCAGCGGGAAAACCCGGAAAAAATCAAGGCTTATTTTGATGATGCCGACTTATCCTTTCCTGTATTGCTGGATACGGATGCGCAAGTGGGAGGCTCCTATGAAATCCGGGGGATTCCAAGAATCGTAATCGTAGGCAAGGACGGAATCATTAAAGGTGTACATCAAGGCTTGCAGCCGAATCTGGCTGAATTGCTAAACGACCAACTCTCTAAACTGATTTAAAAAGAGTCGCTCCCAACGAAGCCGCAGTTGCGTAATCAAGGGTAAACAACACCACCTGAAAAAAAGCAAGGAATCGGTATATGGATAAAAAAAGGTGGATCAGCCTGATACTACTTTTAGCGGTGACAGCCGCCTTCGGCTGCTCTATGGTATTTTTGAAGGTTTTTCAGAAACCTGTCGAACCGGACACGGATGCGCCACAGGCAACAGAGACAGCCACGGATGCGCCACGGGCGACAGAGACAGCTACGGATGCGCCCGCTCCCCAATCCCCTTTGGATGGGGCTGCGCTCCTGCAAGCGACTGCGGCAGCACTGGGCACAGGTCATGCGCTCCGCGTAGACCTTGAAGCACAGATAACCGCGAACCAAGGGGCAATCACCCAAAATTCATCGATTGCGGGATCTATCGAATTGGGCGAAAACAACCTGGGAACACTCCACCTTAAAGACGAACACCTTAGCTTCAGCATTCATAATGATGCCCAAAACTGTGTGACCTTCTTATCCGAAAAGAATCAATATATAAAGACGCCGGCTATGAAGACACGGAGCGAGCTGCTCTCCCGAGGATTTCCCGGGATCATGGAAGTGCCCTTGCACTGGCTCACCTCGCTCTTGGCAGGCGCCGTACCTGACCACGATGCGTTGACCGTGTCGGAAGCCAGCTGCGACGGCGTGCCGTGCCGGGCACTGCAGGCGGATTCGCCTGAATACGAATTGACCCTGTCCTTATCGCAAGCAACGCCGCCTACGCCTCTTTCCATGGAGGTCGTTTTGAAGCCGGAGGCCATGAAAAAACATCGCGCCCCCGCCAATCTCAGCGTCAAAATGACGCTGACCTTCCATGATTGGCAACTTGCTTTTGAGCCGCCACAGGACTATTTTACTTTCGTGCCGCCGGCAGGTGCCGTTGAAGCCACCCAGGACACTGCCGCAGCGGGAAATGCTCCCCGTGAAGGCGATACTGCGCCACTCTTTACGCTCCCGTCTCTTAACGGTGAAAGCGTGGATCTACAGAACTATGTGGGCGGCCATGTGCTAATCCTCGATTTTTGGGCGACGTGGTGCGGCCCCTGTCGCAGGGTCCTGCCTGTGCTTGCCAAGCTGTCCCAAGAATTCGCCGAACGCAATGTCCTTCTTTTCACGATCAACCAACGGGAAACGCCGGAAAAGATTCAAGGCTTTTTAGAACAACAAGGGCTTGATGTTAAGGTCTTGTTGGATTCCGCCGGAGTGGCAAGCCGTTTGTATCACGTAACCGGTATTCCGCGCATTGTGATCATTGGTAAAGACGGCACGATCAAAAAGATTTACGCAGGCTTCTCCGAAACCCTCGAAGCATCCATTGCCGCTGTTTTAGAAGAGATGACCGCTTCTTAATCCAGCAACACCCTCAGCCGGCAATGCCCGTATTGTAAGGATCGTAGGCGTCTACAATAATTTGAGCCAGCTGTTCACCCACAATTTCGGGATGATGCCGTTCGTGGATAACTTGGCGGGCACGCTTGCCCAGCTCGGCGCGCAAATTCGTATCCTCAATAAGACGCAGCAGCGCCGCCCCGTAGGCTTCCACGTCATTATCAGGAACGATCAAGCCCGTTTTTTCATGCTCGATGGGATATGCCGCACTCTCACAGGCAACGATTGCTTTACCGGCCGCCATGGCATTCAACATCTTGATGGGATAGCCCGACCAAGATACACGGGGTGCAGCGAAAACCGCATCTTGGGCGAGAAAATATTGAAGCGCGTCAAAGTCCGGAATGAAGGTCATTTCTGTGCCGGGTAGCTCCTCTTTTTCCGCTGTCCCGATTAATAACTTTGTTTCGGGCTTTTTGCGACGAACCAGATGCATGGCATTCAACAGCAAATCAAGATTTTGGTAGGCGTCCAAATTGCCCGTATACATGACCGGTGGCTTCGCCTCACTTTGGGCGGGCACAATCTTTAGAATCCGTTCATCCACCGGCGGCGCTATGATCGTGATTTGTTCTTGAAGACAGCCGCGCACCACCAGATGACCTGCCAATCGATTATGGGGCGCAATGACCTTATCGGCGCGCACGGGGAAAAAACGGTCTAAGGCTCTGCCAAAAGAACAGGCGCCCGGCAAGTCCTTAAAAAAATGGGGTAATTCATCGGCCATGGCGTTGTGGGCGAAATAGAGAATGGGCCGTTTACGTACCGTGAGCGCAGCGAGAAGAGCCTCATAATTATGGGCGCAGATAACTTGAATGTGATGATCCAAAATCACACGGCGCAGCTTAAACGCAAGGGTAAGATCTTGGAAGGGTTTGGCGAAAGACGGACCGGCCGCTGTTTTGCCGGCAAAGGGAACGCGTCGTGCGCGATGAACACGCAAGGTATCGCCCGCTTCGCCCAAGCCATAGCCGTAGACGACCAGATGCACTTCATGACCCCGCGCCTGAAGGCATTCTGCTGTATTTTGCAAGAAAACTTGACTCCCCTGTGGCGCAGGGAAGGGGCATGCCCCAACCATAGCAATTCTAAGCGTCATTCGTAATATCCCAACAAGCGCATTCGTTCCTCTAAAAGACGTTCTTCGTCCTCAGTGTACAATTTTACGGGATGAGGTGTCCATTTATTATGGAAAGAAGTGTTTTCAGGGTGACGGCCCGACAACAGCGAGCGCCCTTCCATCGCCTCCCAATCGACGCCCAGATATTCCAACACCGTTGGTGCTATATCCAGAATCCCCGGCGCGTCAACTGCTGTGGGGCGGTTCATGGCAAGATACGCCGGATTTTTATGGACACCGCTGCAGCCGGCCTCTTTCCCGCCCGCCCAACGCTCGGGAGACAGTTCTTCCACCACCGCTCCGCCTCGGGCGCGGGCACATGAAAAGCGGTATCCCCCGCTCCAATCCAAATCTAAAAGAATATCAGGGGCGCGGTGGGTGTACGGTCCTGTGTAGAGTGCCGCTCGGGGATGAGCCTTCACAACACCGGGCAGCGTCTCCAAGAGCCTGCACAAATCTTCGACAACAGCATCATAGGATTCGGGAGCAACAACACCCTGCCCTTCGCGACCTGCCACGTTCAACCGCACCGAGGGCAAATAATCCAATTCATCGGACCAAGCCCGCGTATGACGCCAGTCAATACCACCGAAACGGGATCGGCTTTCTGCCTGCTCGGCATAGGCCTGAAAACGGCGAAACAAGGAGCCGCGCAATTTAACGGGTACCCAACGGAGCGCGATTTTTTTGAGCAGGTTCATCTTCGGCGGCGCAAAACGGAGCCAGCCCTGTTCAGCAAGAAAATTATTGAGATGCAAAACCTTTGTGTCGGCACCGCCGAAACCGTGATCGGAAACAACCAATAAAAGCGTGTCCTCGTCGGCATATTCGGCGATTCGCGCAACAACCCGGTCGAGGCGCTCATAAATGCGGCGCAGCGGGTGTGTCGGTTCTTTGATTGCGGCGTTGTGCCGCGGACTCTGCTCATCTTCAAGCGCCCAAAAATGATGGGAAGCCGTATCGGCCTCGCCCAAGACGACCATGAAAAAATCCCACGCTTCGCATTGAAGCAAGTCAAGGATAATGGATTCTTTTGCGGCTATACGCTGTTCCAAGGCATGGAGTGCGCGCCCGTACCAAGCTGGTGAAATGCGGTGTTCCTGAAAATCGGCGAAGTGCCACCCCTTCACTTTTGCGAAAGCTTCGGGCGGATAAACAAAACTTCGGTCCATGGCATTCGCCACAGGCGAATCAAAACCGGCAGCCAAGATCCCGTTGACCGGCTCCGGCGGATAGCTTCCCGGAACGCCTAACACACAGACGCGCCTGTCCGCCTCCGATAAGATATTCCATAAAGCCGGAGCCTTGCGATCGCGGCTGTTCATGAATCGCAGCGCGTAGGCACCTTCTTGCATTTCAGTGAAATCGACGAGCCCATGAACGCCGGGATTCACACCGCAGACACAGGAGCTCCACACAGGAAAAGTCACCGGTGGATTGAGCCCGGCCAATGGCCCCGAGAGCCCCTGTTCTTTGAGTGCAGCGAGGGCAGGCAAGCGCCCTGCTCCCATCCATTTTTCCACCAGTTCCGGGGAAAAGCCGTCAAGGCCTATAAGGATTACCCGTTTCATGGGACCATGTGTTTCAGCCCATGGCAGGCAACAATCTTGGACGAGCGGGGCACCGCGAAACTTTCCTGTTATTTCGTGCCGCTTTGACGCGCTTCAAGGCTGGTTTCATCAAAGATGGCTCCATGAATGTCCATGGCAGAAAAATTCATTTGATCCGCCGTCACATCTACGATCCAAAAATGCGATTGGTTGCCGGTCTTTTCCAGATACCAGCGCTCTTTACGGGGTGATCTGGGGACGACACCGCCGCTGCCGTCGCCAAGATACAAGGTTCCTTGAGGATCCAGCTCATTGCCGCGCAGTCGTTTGCTCCGTTTAAAATCATGGTCGTGGTGCTCAAATCCCACAGAAAGCGTGTAGGTATCGAAAAGAGGCAGCCAGTGGGTGCGCCCTGCCTCCGATGCGGATCCTTCAAAATCGCGGTGAGAGGGGTAGAGCGGAACGTGGTACACAGCCGCTGTAAAGGGAAGCGAATCAAAGTTCTGCAGCTGCGCTTCTAACCAATCTTTTTGATCTTCATGAGGCACAATGTGGTTGCTGTCCAAAACAATCATGCCGAAGTTCGCGCCAAAGCGTCGAGAAAAAAACGTCTCTCCTCCTTGCGGGAAAAAATGATAGTAGAAGGGAGCGCGCTCTTCCAAAGTACCTGTAGATTTGCTGTATTCATGGTTGCCAATCGCCAAGACCAAGGGAATCAACATCCCGTCAGGCGTCGTGCCGTACTGATGCCACAACTTAAGCCAGCGATTCCATCGGCCCACTTGATTCACATCCCCGTTGGCGTAGGCAAGATCGCCGCCAACAACAATAAAACGGGGCGACTGTGCTGATACATGTTTCAGCAGCAGCTCGAAAATACCGGATGCCAGCGTATCGCCTGTAATGGCAAAACGCAAGGGCTCATCGCCATCGGACAAGGTCTGAAAATGGTAGACGGCCGTCCCGTCGCCTACTGATGCCAGCGTGAATGAATAGGCCTGTCCCGGCTTCAGATCTGTCAATTGGACACTATTGATAAAGCGTTGGTCGGCCAAGTCGGGTATCTGAACCCCTTGTCCTTCCGCGCGCAAGGCTTCGCTTTGCTCCGCTCCCTGCTCATAATACAGCACCGCTATTTCTTCGGGTTTTTCGGCTGTATGATAATTGACGGTGACCGATGTCGAAGGATCACCCTGCCACGTCAAGTAAGGCAGATCATAATAGGGCTGGATACGTATTGGATCGCCAAAGTCAGCGGTACCGAAACCATAGGGTACCAGAATCAAGGTGATACACGATACAATAGCGCCCATAAGGGACCATAGTTTTTTGTTTCGAAGTTCTTGGGAAAACATTTTTTCACCCTCCTATTTCGGTGAGACGGCTTCCGAGCAGGTTGAAAGATGGTTCACAGCAAAGGAATTACGATATTTCATCACCATCTATAAGGAAGCCGAAATATGGATATTTAACAACCCGTTCTTTATCTCGTTGAGGATAAATATACGGTGTCTGCTCTTTTATTTCAATCGCTTATTATTCTGTGCCTAAGGAGGCAAGAGTCCGCTCCAGTTGAATAAAGACTTTCGTATATTCTTCATCGCGGATCATGGGATCGCAAAATTTTTGTATCGCCTCTTCAATTCCGGCACGGGACAAAACCATTTTGATTCTGTCTTCTGCCTCGTTAAAGGAAACGTTTGATGCCGCTTCTACCTCAACGAGCCGGATCAGGTGAACACCATACTCACTTCTGAATACAGTGCTCAATTCACCGGGTTTCAATTGGCTCGCATGATTGACAAAGAAGGGGGGCAGTGCAGAAACAGGGTTCATATTCATGTCTCCGCCCTTGGCAGCATCGGGCGCCTCAGACATATCCCGCGCTACGGCGGCGAATTGTTCGCCGGCGAGGATGCGCGCCCGTGCTTTTCCCACTTTCTCTTCTGCGGCTGCCCACGCCTTTTCATTAGCCGATGCCGCATTCGGTTTGGGTACGGCTAAGATCTGGTTGAGATG harbors:
- a CDS encoding glycosyltransferase family 4 protein; protein product: MTLRIAMVGACPFPAPQGSQVFLQNTAECLQARGHEVHLVVYGYGLGEAGDTLRVHRARRVPFAGKTAAGPSFAKPFQDLTLAFKLRRVILDHHIQVICAHNYEALLAALTVRKRPILYFAHNAMADELPHFFKDLPGACSFGRALDRFFPVRADKVIAPHNRLAGHLVVRGCLQEQITIIAPPVDERILKIVPAQSEAKPPVMYTGNLDAYQNLDLLLNAMHLVRRKKPETKLLIGTAEKEELPGTEMTFIPDFDALQYFLAQDAVFAAPRVSWSGYPIKMLNAMAAGKAIVACESAAYPIEHEKTGLIVPDNDVEAYGAALLRLIEDTNLRAELGKRARQVIHERHHPEIVGEQLAQIIVDAYDPYNTGIAG
- a CDS encoding redoxin domain-containing protein gives rise to the protein MKKLHTFTLAVLMLAASATALEEHYIFPLQDKHVHASSLVETSEGDILAAWFHGSGERWADDVAVLGSRLRKGADAWEPVFTMADTPDFPDCNPVLFIDSQERLWLFWVVVLANRWENCLLKYRRADVYNEDGAPHWNWQDIITFRPDDEFPDKVKEAFKALDSPEDLWAEYAPPYSELIVEATRDSLKRQIGWMTRNHPLELPTGRILLPLYHDGLNICLMGISDDVGENWTISEPIMGLGHEQPTVARRSDGSLLAYFRDSGPKPYRTQYATSADDGETWSLTEDTDIPNPSSSMEILALQDGRWIMIANDLEDGRHRLGMFLSTDEGRSWPVVRYLDDNTEDCSFSYPSLLQGSDGRIHASYSYKVPEGKTIKHVSFMPDWIESEDVERADRPEETTPVADDAPVADDAPEPVETTSFTPTDGASLVEHCAATLASWKSFAVNYNTTFVYTRGSINQEAFMEGDMVLGEGNLGRIHIKRQDSDTITYNSPAGQFVVAPALNKYTPMPLAASRKNLVATMTTGTVEPLLALFGELLEGQVPPLDTLSFTETEVGEKAVWNLKGESSDYFLNMILPVTEPVVPLSLTMNFKEPLINKYNFPADAALSIVMNFSEWSPEITVVKEDFDFVAADDAQSATLAELSTKPKIEVGQPAPDFSLDDMDGNSFRLQEHIGKEVILLEFWSTNCTVCQRLAPELNTFAQAMAGEDVGIYGINLRATPEAIEYFFKEDIPVYPILMDRNGSAGKLYDATSVPRMVLIGKDGLIKGVYRGMPEGIINTLTEKIRQLQTEPADSPAEEAKIVVGAQAPDFTLGQMDGDEIRLSALTKEHPVVLAFWASYCGYCKRALPIVLDVMNSFQDKGVVFYGVNQRENPEKIKAYFDDADLSFPVLLDTDAQVGGSYEIRGIPRIVIVGKDGIIKGVHQGLQPNLAELLNDQLSKLI
- a CDS encoding metallophosphoesterase family protein: MFSQELRNKKLWSLMGAIVSCITLILVPYGFGTADFGDPIRIQPYYDLPYLTWQGDPSTSVTVNYHTAEKPEEIAVLYYEQGAEQSEALRAEGQGVQIPDLADQRFINSVQLTDLKPGQAYSFTLASVGDGTAVYHFQTLSDGDEPLRFAITGDTLASGIFELLLKHVSAQSPRFIVVGGDLAYANGDVNQVGRWNRWLKLWHQYGTTPDGMLIPLVLAIGNHEYSKSTGTLEERAPFYYHFFPQGGETFFSRRFGANFGMIVLDSNHIVPHEDQKDWLEAQLQNFDSLPFTAAVYHVPLYPSHRDFEGSASEAGRTHWLPLFDTYTLSVGFEHHDHDFKRSKRLRGNELDPQGTLYLGDGSGGVVPRSPRKERWYLEKTGNQSHFWIVDVTADQMNFSAMDIHGAIFDETSLEARQSGTK
- a CDS encoding redoxin domain-containing protein; the encoded protein is MDKKRWISLILLLAVTAAFGCSMVFLKVFQKPVEPDTDAPQATETATDAPRATETATDAPAPQSPLDGAALLQATAAALGTGHALRVDLEAQITANQGAITQNSSIAGSIELGENNLGTLHLKDEHLSFSIHNDAQNCVTFLSEKNQYIKTPAMKTRSELLSRGFPGIMEVPLHWLTSLLAGAVPDHDALTVSEASCDGVPCRALQADSPEYELTLSLSQATPPTPLSMEVVLKPEAMKKHRAPANLSVKMTLTFHDWQLAFEPPQDYFTFVPPAGAVEATQDTAAAGNAPREGDTAPLFTLPSLNGESVDLQNYVGGHVLILDFWATWCGPCRRVLPVLAKLSQEFAERNVLLFTINQRETPEKIQGFLEQQGLDVKVLLDSAGVASRLYHVTGIPRIVIIGKDGTIKKIYAGFSETLEASIAAVLEEMTAS